One Gambusia affinis linkage group LG15, SWU_Gaff_1.0, whole genome shotgun sequence genomic window carries:
- the slc46a3 gene encoding solute carrier family 46 member 3, translating to MKRLYLVEPVVALYAFSSFLIYPLVQQYVYRRLWQQLTNTPYPISDNTSRCAPRNSSSNQTDFHKEVQKQASLFSLYSELLSTIPSLIVTLVLVAYSDRGGRKTTIIMPLIGMLIYTSTFLTVSFFELNIYLLIGSSFLSSLFGGIGTFLGGCFAYIADLCQDDRQKTLRMAGVDMMIGLLSGVAAISTGYFLRAAGFNWPFLTSALCQCLILVYAVFILEETVRKTPADGSDIDGSPQRPGLRQLIFGLCQIFARASYKCKVVLALLMIIFTSFIFTYIGGISLVTLYELNEPLCWTEILIGYGSAMSTTVFLTSFLGVSAFTYCGVPQMLIVALGILSVLSGLIMVAFAKTTVLMFLARIPMLLSIMPFPVLRSVMSKIVSKSEQGALFAYLSFLESLFNNVGSAVFNSIYAATVGWYPGFAFLLAAGLCAIPLSAVVAVAFIGVDVTTEPIKSEDGTTEEDGQAEKENDTSPLLSSSDNTSAGHC from the exons ATGAAGCGCCTTTACCTGGTGGAGCCGGTGGTGGCTCTGTATGCTTTTAGCAGTTTTCTCATCTACCCGCTGGTCCAGCAGTATGTGTACAGGAGGCTCTGGCAGCAGCTGACCAACACTCCCTATCCCATCTCAGACAATACCTCCAGATGTGCTCCaaggaacagcagcagcaaccagACTGACTTCCATAAG GAGGTGCAGAAGCAGGCGTCTCTTTTCTCCCTTTACTCGGAGCTCCTCTCCACAATCCCATCTTTGATCGTGACTCTTGTGCTGGTGGCCTATAGCGACCGGGGCGGACGCAAGACCACCATCATTATGCCTCTGATCGGCATGCTGATATATACCAGCACCTTCCTGACTGTGTCCTTCTTTGAGCTCAACATCTACCTTCTCATCGGCTCTTCCTTCCTTAGCTCTCTGTTTGGGGGTATTGGCACTTTCCTGGGAGGCTGTTTTGCCTACATAGCGGACTTGTGCCAAGACGACCGGCAGAAGACGCTGCGAATGGCTGGAGTGGATATGATGATTGGACTGTTGTCTGGAGTGGCTGCGATATCTACAGGTTACTTCCTGAGAGCTGCAGGCTTTAACTGGCCTTTCTTAACTTCAGCCCTGTGCCAGTGTTTGATCCTAGTCTATGCAGTTTTTATCCTGGAGGAGACTGTAAGAAAGACTCCCGCTGATGGCAGTGATATAGACGGGTCTCCCCAGCGGCCTGGGTTGAGACAGTTGATCTTTGGGCTCTGCCAGATCTTTGCAAGAGCAAGCTACAAGTGTAAAGTAGTCTTAGCCCTCCTGATGATCATCTTCACCAGCTTCATCTTCACCTACATTGGAGGCATCTCCTTGGTGACACTGTACGAGCTAAACGAGCCACTGTGCTGGACTGAGATTCTGATTGGCTATGGCTCAGCAATGTCCACCACGGTGTTCCTCACCAGTTTCTTGGGAGTGTCGGCATTCACATACTGTGGAGTCCCGCAGATGCTGATTGTTGCATTGGGGATCCTGTCTGTGCTGTCAGGATTGATCATGGTGGCGTTTGCAAAGACCACAGTTCTGATGTTTTTAG caAGGATCCCCATGCTGCTGTCCATAATGCCTTTCCCTGTTCTCCGCTCGGTAATGTCAAAGATCGTCTCCAAGTCTGAGCAAG gaGCCCTTTTTGCTTATCTTTCCTTTCTGGAGAGTTTATTTAACAACGTTGGATCTGCAGTCTTCAATAGTATCTATGCTGCCACGGTGGGGTGGTATCCTGGTTTTGCCTTCCTCTTAGCTGCGGGACTCTGTGCCATTCCTTTATCTGCGGTTGT